In Desulforamulus hydrothermalis Lam5 = DSM 18033, a genomic segment contains:
- a CDS encoding sensor histidine kinase — MPHYSQSKSRQTLTNLIVAVNILTCVCIVIAAWLLRMDDLTRNSLLAAGLLMPKLPQAENLLLLLSSVLVLTSIYFFCRYNRLATLEQEYIKEKMLCETARNTIQLLRCHRHDFLNHMQVVLGYLQLGKPDAAQTYLLNLNQELQAIREINQPDLPGIVVLLYSKQQEAQRHNIRLTFELRGSLNHLQVREIDLTRIMANLVDNAIYELARNPSAASRLINIILEYINNRLYLTVANTGSFIPDTAAIFKYGFTTKGERGSGIGLYNVKKIVEKYNGQIYVESDETEGTSFTIVI, encoded by the coding sequence ATGCCCCACTATAGCCAAAGCAAATCCCGCCAAACCCTTACCAATTTAATTGTGGCTGTGAACATTTTAACATGCGTCTGCATTGTTATTGCTGCCTGGCTCTTACGCATGGACGACCTTACCCGGAACTCCCTGCTGGCGGCCGGCCTGCTGATGCCAAAGCTGCCCCAGGCAGAAAACTTACTGCTGCTGTTAAGCAGCGTGCTGGTACTCACCTCGATTTACTTTTTCTGCCGCTACAACCGTTTAGCCACCCTGGAACAGGAATATATAAAGGAAAAAATGCTGTGCGAAACCGCCCGCAACACAATCCAACTGCTGCGCTGCCACCGGCACGACTTCCTTAATCACATGCAGGTGGTGCTGGGTTACCTGCAGTTGGGCAAACCGGACGCCGCCCAAACATACCTGCTTAACTTAAACCAGGAGCTGCAGGCCATCCGGGAAATCAACCAACCGGACCTGCCGGGCATCGTTGTGCTGCTTTACTCCAAACAACAAGAAGCGCAGCGTCACAATATCCGGCTCACTTTTGAATTAAGAGGCAGCCTCAACCACCTGCAGGTGCGGGAAATTGATTTAACCCGCATCATGGCCAACCTGGTGGATAACGCCATTTATGAGCTGGCCCGCAATCCGTCGGCCGCCTCGAGGCTGATTAATATTATCCTGGAATACATTAACAACCGCCTGTACTTAACGGTTGCCAACACCGGCAGTTTTATTCCCGACACGGCAGCCATATTCAAATACGGGTTTACCACCAAGGGAGAAAGGGGGTCTGGCATCGGCCTATACAATGTAAAAAAAATTGTGGAGAAATACAACGGCCAAATATATGTGGAAAGCGATGAAACCGAAGGCACCTCTTTTACAATTGTAATTTAA